A window from Bosea sp. ANAM02 encodes these proteins:
- a CDS encoding S9 family peptidase, with product MRLEQDPRSSTPGTGKRSRRPAPPKADIRTTETQVHGVTLRDDYGWLRAENWKDVLREPDVLPADIRSYLEAENAYCKALMAPTRVLQKDLAKEMRGRIKEDDSSVPQPDGPFLYYSRYRKGAEHPLICRKPRSKAGKSGRAGEQIMLDADALAAGKDFFDLGDAAHSPDHRLLAWSADEAGSELHSIHVKNLENGTELPDLVRDTTGEIIWASDSQSFFYVALDADHRPSQVRRHRLGEPAEADELLHDEADAGMFVDIDKTQSGRFLLITIGDHETSETRILDLDRPEAQPVLVAERQPGRQYSLEHHGDVFAILTNAGRAEDFKIVTAPVDAPAPANWHELIAHKPGRLILDHVCLQGRLIRLEREDGLPRIVIRSLAEGTESSIAFDEEAYGLGMDAGYEFETNTLRFIYASMARPAETYDYDLETGARTLLKRQDVPSGHDPVGYKVRRIFATAPDGARVPISILHRADLVLDGSAPCLLYGYGSYGSAMSASFRTRPLSLVDRGFVYAIAHVRGGTEKGWRWYLDGKRENKRNTFTDFIAAAGALADAGFTTRGRIVAEGGSAGGMLMGAVANMAPELFAGIVAEVPFVDVLNTILDDTLPLTPPEWPEWGDPIRDVKAFETIRSYSPYDNVTAQAYPPILAMAGLTDPRVTYWEPAKWVARLRATMTGGGPVMLHTNMEAGHAGSAGRFDSLKETALAYAFAIHTVGEGWDAAGSSD from the coding sequence ATGCGCCTGGAACAGGACCCTCGCTCGTCAACCCCCGGAACGGGCAAGCGCAGCCGCAGGCCAGCGCCACCGAAGGCCGACATCCGCACGACGGAAACGCAGGTCCACGGCGTCACGCTGCGTGACGACTATGGCTGGCTGCGCGCCGAGAACTGGAAGGACGTCCTGCGCGAGCCCGACGTCCTGCCCGCCGATATCCGCAGCTATCTCGAAGCCGAGAACGCCTATTGCAAGGCGCTGATGGCACCGACTCGGGTCTTGCAGAAGGATCTGGCCAAGGAAATGCGCGGCCGGATCAAGGAGGACGATTCGAGCGTCCCGCAGCCGGACGGGCCGTTCCTATACTACTCGCGCTATCGCAAGGGCGCCGAGCACCCGCTCATCTGCCGCAAGCCACGAAGCAAGGCGGGGAAGAGCGGCCGGGCGGGCGAGCAGATCATGCTCGATGCCGACGCGCTCGCCGCCGGCAAGGATTTCTTCGATCTCGGCGATGCCGCGCACAGCCCGGATCACCGCCTGCTCGCATGGAGCGCCGACGAGGCCGGTTCGGAGCTGCATAGTATTCACGTCAAGAACCTGGAGAATGGCACCGAATTGCCTGACCTCGTCCGGGACACCACTGGCGAGATCATCTGGGCCAGCGATTCACAGTCCTTCTTCTATGTCGCGCTCGACGCCGACCATCGCCCGTCGCAAGTCAGGCGCCACCGCCTGGGGGAGCCCGCTGAGGCCGACGAGTTGCTGCATGACGAAGCCGATGCCGGCATGTTCGTCGATATCGACAAGACCCAGTCCGGCCGCTTCCTGCTGATCACGATCGGCGACCACGAAACGTCGGAGACGCGCATTCTGGACCTCGACCGTCCGGAGGCGCAGCCCGTGCTCGTCGCGGAACGCCAGCCGGGGCGCCAATACAGCCTGGAGCATCACGGCGACGTCTTCGCGATCCTGACCAATGCCGGGCGCGCCGAGGATTTCAAGATCGTCACGGCTCCCGTCGATGCACCGGCTCCAGCGAACTGGCATGAGCTGATCGCCCATAAGCCCGGCCGCCTCATCCTCGACCATGTCTGCCTGCAGGGGCGCCTGATCCGGCTGGAGCGGGAGGACGGGTTGCCGCGCATCGTCATCCGCAGCCTTGCCGAAGGCACCGAGAGCAGCATCGCCTTCGACGAGGAGGCCTATGGGCTCGGCATGGACGCAGGCTACGAATTCGAGACGAATACGCTGCGCTTCATCTATGCCTCGATGGCGCGGCCGGCCGAAACCTATGACTACGACCTCGAAACCGGCGCGCGGACCTTGCTGAAGCGGCAGGACGTGCCCTCCGGCCACGATCCCGTCGGCTACAAGGTGCGGCGCATCTTCGCCACGGCCCCGGACGGGGCGCGCGTGCCGATCTCGATCCTGCACCGGGCCGATCTCGTGCTCGACGGCAGCGCGCCCTGCCTGCTCTACGGCTACGGTTCCTACGGCTCGGCGATGTCGGCCTCGTTCCGGACGCGGCCGCTCAGCCTGGTCGATCGCGGCTTCGTCTACGCGATCGCCCATGTGCGTGGGGGAACCGAGAAGGGCTGGCGCTGGTATCTCGACGGCAAGCGCGAGAACAAGCGCAACACCTTCACCGATTTCATCGCCGCCGCAGGAGCGCTGGCCGATGCCGGCTTCACGACACGCGGGCGCATCGTCGCCGAAGGCGGCAGCGCCGGCGGCATGCTGATGGGCGCCGTCGCCAACATGGCGCCGGAGCTCTTCGCCGGCATCGTCGCGGAAGTGCCTTTCGTCGACGTGCTCAATACGATCCTCGACGACACCCTGCCGCTGACGCCGCCGGAATGGCCGGAATGGGGCGATCCCATCCGCGACGTGAAGGCCTTCGAGACCATCCGCAGCTATTCGCCCTACGACAACGTCACGGCGCAGGCCTATCCGCCGATCCTCGCCATGGCCGGGCTGACCGATCCGCGCGTGACCTATTGGGAACCGGCGAAATGGGTCGCCCGGCTGCGGGCGACGATGACCGGCGGCGGGCCGGTGATGCTGCACACCAATATGGAAGCCGGCCATGCCGGCTCGGCCGGGCGTTTCGACTCGCTGAAAGAGACGGCGCTGGCCTATGCCTTCGCCATCCATACGGTCGGCGAAGGCTGGGATGCGGCTGGATCATCGGACTGA
- a CDS encoding superoxide dismutase, which yields MSFTLPDLPYAHDALQPFMSKETLEYHHDKHHLAYVTNGNNAIKGTEFEGKSLEEIVKGSYGKNPAVFNNAGQHYNHLHFWKWMKPNGGGKIPGALEKAIVDSFGSVDKFKEDFVAAGVGQFGSGWAWLEVKGGKLAVSKTPNGESPLVHGGAPILGVDVWEHSYYIDYRNRRPDYLKAFLESLVNWDYVAERFDAAK from the coding sequence ATGTCCTTTACCCTTCCCGATCTTCCCTACGCCCATGATGCGCTCCAGCCCTTCATGTCGAAGGAGACGCTCGAGTACCATCACGACAAGCACCACCTCGCCTATGTGACCAACGGCAACAACGCCATCAAGGGCACGGAATTCGAGGGCAAGTCGCTGGAGGAGATCGTCAAGGGCTCCTATGGCAAGAACCCGGCCGTCTTCAACAATGCCGGCCAGCACTACAACCACCTCCATTTCTGGAAGTGGATGAAGCCGAATGGCGGCGGCAAGATCCCGGGCGCGCTGGAGAAAGCGATCGTCGACTCGTTCGGCTCGGTCGACAAGTTTAAGGAAGACTTCGTCGCCGCCGGCGTCGGCCAGTTCGGCTCGGGCTGGGCCTGGCTCGAGGTCAAGGGCGGCAAGCTTGCCGTGAGCAAGACCCCGAACGGCGAGAGCCCGCTCGTCCATGGTGGCGCGCCGATCCTCGGTGTCGACGTCTGGGAGCACTCCTACTACATCGACTACCGCAACCGTCGCCCCGACTATCTCAAGGCCTTCCTGGAGAGTCTCGTGAACTGGGACTACGTCGCAGAGCGCTTCGACGCCGCGAAGTAA
- a CDS encoding HAMP domain-containing methyl-accepting chemotaxis protein: MKVFRRAAGAGEPVQPGGQGLGSLSRQIAAAAVAIVAIAVVFVVMAIARYNDARTRADLDQKVTALTLMVVNAAPSLILSRDNSTLGYILASLRRDPDFDAGIVGDDLAGLASAGRNEEARLSLTPRWLTEAVGEDPWKALEKRTEIDVEDDVYLTKIHAVRIGSQQKQIGYVALRFDKTRLVARAAWEQFVTMGLGLLILLVLGPLLWFSLSRAMRPLRSMTKAIVSISDGNLSTQIDALGRRDEIGAIARALSVLKVRLAERAMLEEKQSASEVERRSRQQGVDHAITSFRTEVGLALEAFKSNAERMREASDGLARVAAESSERAARAADNAHGASGNVENAAQAAEEMGAAIREVEFQVRRVRTEIVEAASVSRDTAGSVQALDETARAIGEVVNLIRDIAAQTNLLALNATIEAARAGEAGRGFAVVANEVKSLAAQTADATDRIVAQVAAIQGATGQVVGAIQNIAERMNAIEKFANSVATSIEQQAIATGEIASGVAMASTSALSVSSDLSVLADSVEETGRSAEQVRGAAGEVADQAQRLDSTVDQFLRNVAA; the protein is encoded by the coding sequence ATGAAGGTGTTCAGGCGCGCAGCCGGCGCGGGAGAGCCGGTGCAGCCGGGCGGGCAGGGCCTGGGCTCCCTCAGCCGGCAGATCGCGGCGGCGGCCGTGGCCATCGTCGCCATTGCCGTCGTCTTCGTCGTGATGGCGATCGCCCGCTACAACGACGCCCGCACGCGGGCCGATCTCGACCAGAAGGTAACGGCGCTGACCCTGATGGTCGTCAATGCCGCGCCGTCGCTGATCCTTTCACGGGACAACAGCACGCTCGGATACATTCTCGCTTCCCTCCGGCGCGACCCCGATTTCGATGCCGGCATCGTCGGCGACGATCTCGCTGGCCTGGCTTCCGCCGGGCGCAACGAGGAAGCACGCCTTTCGCTGACGCCGCGCTGGCTGACCGAAGCGGTCGGTGAGGATCCGTGGAAGGCGCTGGAGAAGCGCACCGAGATCGATGTCGAGGATGATGTCTACCTGACGAAGATTCACGCGGTCCGGATCGGCAGCCAGCAGAAGCAGATCGGCTATGTCGCGCTGCGCTTCGACAAGACGCGCCTCGTCGCCCGCGCTGCCTGGGAGCAGTTCGTCACCATGGGGCTTGGTTTGCTCATCCTGCTGGTGCTCGGGCCGTTGCTCTGGTTTTCGCTGTCGCGGGCGATGCGCCCGCTGCGCAGCATGACCAAGGCGATCGTCAGCATTTCCGACGGGAATCTCTCGACGCAGATCGATGCATTAGGGCGGCGCGACGAGATCGGGGCTATCGCCCGGGCGCTCAGCGTCCTCAAGGTCCGCCTCGCCGAGCGGGCGATGCTCGAGGAAAAGCAGAGCGCGTCCGAAGTCGAGCGGCGCTCGCGCCAGCAGGGCGTCGACCACGCGATCACCTCGTTCCGCACCGAGGTCGGCCTGGCGCTGGAAGCGTTCAAGAGCAATGCCGAGCGCATGCGCGAGGCTTCGGACGGCCTAGCCCGCGTCGCCGCGGAATCCTCCGAGCGCGCCGCGCGTGCCGCCGACAACGCCCATGGCGCCTCCGGCAATGTCGAGAATGCCGCGCAGGCGGCCGAAGAGATGGGCGCGGCGATCCGCGAGGTCGAGTTCCAGGTCCGCCGCGTCCGCACCGAGATCGTCGAGGCGGCCTCCGTCTCGCGTGACACGGCGGGCTCCGTGCAGGCACTCGACGAGACCGCCCGCGCCATCGGCGAGGTCGTCAACCTGATCCGTGACATCGCCGCGCAGACGAACCTGCTGGCGCTGAACGCCACCATCGAGGCGGCGCGTGCCGGCGAGGCCGGCCGCGGCTTCGCCGTCGTCGCCAACGAGGTCAAGTCGCTGGCGGCGCAGACCGCGGATGCCACCGACCGCATCGTGGCGCAGGTCGCGGCGATCCAGGGCGCCACCGGCCAGGTCGTCGGCGCGATCCAGAACATCGCCGAGCGGATGAACGCCATCGAGAAATTCGCGAACTCGGTCGCGACCTCGATCGAGCAGCAGGCCATCGCGACCGGCGAGATCGCCAGCGGCGTCGCCATGGCCAGCACCTCGGCTCTCTCGGTTTCGAGCGATCTCAGCGTGCTCGCCGACAGCGTCGAGGAAACCGGTCGCTCGGCCGAGCAGGTGCGGGGCGCTGCCGGCGAGGTCGCGGACCAGGCACAGCGCCTCGATTCGACCGTCGACCAGTTCCTGCGCAACGTCGCCGCCTGA
- a CDS encoding ChbG/HpnK family deacetylase, whose translation MAKGFILCADDFALTDGASRAILDLLQRGKLTATGAMTNRPHWRRLAPELRPFADKADLGLHLNLTCAAPLSAMPRLAPGGTLPDLKEVARAAATSPAVRKEIAAEITRQLDAFEEALGRPPDFVDGHQHVHVLPGVRRALLDILVRRYPAGSLYVRDPADSAAAIRARGVAVAKALVIAGLATGFRGAALKRGLRVNRGFSGVAPFDPQRDFGADLARFLIQPGPCHLVMCHPGFVDDELATLDPVIATRPVEHAAIAAFLPPPDLPLRRFAALEA comes from the coding sequence ATGGCGAAGGGCTTCATCCTGTGTGCCGACGATTTCGCCCTGACGGACGGCGCCAGCCGCGCGATCCTCGATCTTCTCCAGCGCGGCAAGCTGACGGCGACGGGTGCAATGACCAATCGGCCGCATTGGCGAAGGCTCGCGCCTGAACTGCGCCCCTTCGCCGACAAGGCCGATCTCGGCCTGCATCTCAACCTGACCTGCGCCGCGCCGCTCTCGGCGATGCCGCGGCTGGCGCCCGGCGGCACCTTGCCGGACCTGAAGGAGGTTGCGCGCGCTGCTGCCACCTCTCCGGCCGTGCGCAAGGAGATCGCAGCGGAGATCACGCGCCAGCTCGATGCTTTCGAAGAGGCGCTCGGGCGGCCGCCGGATTTCGTCGATGGGCATCAGCATGTGCATGTGCTTCCCGGCGTGCGGCGGGCGCTGCTCGACATCCTCGTCAGGCGCTACCCGGCGGGCTCGCTCTATGTTCGCGATCCCGCGGATAGCGCCGCCGCAATTCGCGCGCGCGGCGTCGCCGTCGCCAAGGCGCTCGTCATCGCCGGCCTCGCCACCGGCTTCCGCGGCGCGGCGCTGAAGCGTGGCCTGCGCGTCAACCGGGGTTTTTCCGGCGTGGCGCCGTTCGATCCGCAGCGGGATTTCGGCGCCGACCTCGCACGCTTTCTGATCCAGCCGGGGCCGTGCCATCTCGTGATGTGCCATCCGGGCTTCGTCGACGACGAATTGGCCACCCTCGATCCCGTCATCGCGACGCGGCCCGTAGAGCACGCCGCGATCGCCGCCTTCCTGCCGCCGCCGGACCTGCCGTTGCGCCGCTTCGCAGCGTTGGAAGCCTGA
- a CDS encoding glycosyltransferase family 2 protein, with protein MSDIGSQPVQRAPRASRWPELSIVVPVHNEAANLPLLVERLRAVLTSEVASWEIVFVDDGSRDETLAAIRDLNAADPRISAVSFSRNFGKEIAIAAGLDHALGDAVVIMDADLQHPPETIPAFLAKWREGYLNVYGQRTDREGETRMKRGFAKLFYRIFGYFGETPLPEGAGDFRLLDRKAVDALRALPERARFSKGLYAWVGFRSAGVPFHVAEREHGQSKFKYRKLFSFAFDGLSSFSTVPLKIATWSGAIIAVIAAFSAIYFVLRTLLFGTDLPGFPSLIVSIMFFSGIQLLSLGMIGEYVGRIFAEVKRRPLYLIGERVGFEARTVDHPRGDALPPLIR; from the coding sequence GTGTCGGATATCGGGTCCCAGCCGGTTCAACGCGCGCCTCGGGCTTCGCGCTGGCCCGAGCTGTCCATCGTCGTGCCCGTGCATAACGAGGCCGCCAACCTGCCCCTGCTGGTCGAGCGCCTGCGCGCCGTGCTGACCAGCGAAGTCGCATCCTGGGAGATCGTCTTCGTCGACGACGGCAGCCGCGACGAGACGCTGGCCGCGATCCGAGACCTCAACGCCGCCGACCCGCGCATCAGCGCCGTCTCCTTCAGCCGCAATTTCGGCAAGGAGATCGCGATCGCCGCCGGGCTCGACCACGCGCTGGGCGACGCGGTCGTGATCATGGACGCCGACCTGCAGCATCCGCCGGAGACGATTCCCGCCTTCCTCGCCAAATGGCGCGAGGGCTATCTCAACGTCTACGGCCAGCGCACCGACCGCGAGGGCGAAACACGGATGAAGCGCGGCTTCGCCAAGCTGTTCTACCGGATCTTCGGCTATTTCGGCGAAACGCCGCTGCCGGAGGGCGCCGGCGACTTCCGGCTGCTCGACCGCAAGGCGGTCGACGCCCTACGGGCGCTGCCGGAGCGGGCGCGCTTCTCCAAGGGGCTCTATGCCTGGGTGGGGTTCCGGTCGGCCGGCGTCCCCTTCCATGTCGCCGAGCGCGAGCATGGGCAGTCCAAGTTCAAGTATCGAAAGCTGTTCTCCTTCGCGTTCGACGGCCTGTCGTCGTTCTCGACCGTGCCGCTGAAGATCGCCACCTGGTCCGGCGCGATCATCGCCGTGATCGCGGCGTTCTCGGCGATCTACTTCGTGCTGCGCACGCTGCTGTTCGGCACCGACCTGCCCGGCTTCCCGTCGCTGATCGTCTCGATCATGTTCTTCTCCGGCATCCAGCTCCTGTCGCTCGGGATGATCGGAGAATATGTCGGACGCATCTTCGCCGAGGTGAAGCGCCGACCGCTCTACCTGATCGGCGAGCGGGTCGGCTTCGAAGCCCGCACCGTCGATCATCCCCGCGGCGACGCCCTGCCGCCGCTGATCCGTTGA
- the murJ gene encoding murein biosynthesis integral membrane protein MurJ, which yields MLRNILSVGGYTLISRITGFVRDVVLAAVLGAGATMDAFSVALRLPNHFRAIFGEGAFNQAYVPTYAQVAENQGQQAANLFADRLFTVLLIVQVVLLALALPLMPWLVRLLAPGFSEDPAVFDLAVALTRITFPYLLFVTMVTFLGATLNAVERYAAFAAAPILFNLFVVAALAVPFLFPSAAHAAAWGVSISGVAQWVLLSIAAKRAGVSSRLVRPRADAGIRRFLKMFGPAVIGSAGVQIAIFADTIIASLLPRGGYAALYYAERLYQLPLGLIAIAVGTVALSAMSRAIARGDEAAANRAQNRAIAISLVASAPFVAAFVAVPELMVAGLFQRGAFDAQASAAAGAVLFAYALGLPAIVMIRAQVSAFQARGDTTTPMLVALAAIACNLLLKLLLWRDWGAPGLALATAAGAWVNLTTLFVLARRRGWTAPDPRLPGFAGIVCGAAAICGLLAWWGKPTALKLTAALPFEPLLMTVLLVSGCAAIVYAVLAGGLLKATGLLRLLR from the coding sequence ATGCTCAGAAACATCCTGTCGGTCGGCGGCTACACGCTGATCTCGCGGATCACCGGTTTCGTCCGCGACGTCGTGCTCGCGGCCGTGCTGGGCGCCGGCGCGACGATGGACGCCTTTTCGGTGGCGCTGCGCCTGCCGAACCATTTCCGCGCCATTTTCGGAGAAGGCGCCTTCAACCAGGCCTATGTGCCGACCTATGCCCAGGTCGCCGAAAATCAGGGTCAGCAGGCGGCCAATCTCTTCGCCGACCGGCTGTTCACCGTACTGCTGATCGTGCAGGTCGTGCTGCTGGCGCTGGCCCTGCCCCTGATGCCCTGGCTGGTCAGGCTGCTTGCGCCGGGCTTCAGCGAGGACCCCGCCGTCTTCGATCTCGCTGTCGCGCTGACGCGGATCACCTTCCCCTACCTGCTGTTCGTGACCATGGTCACGTTTCTCGGCGCCACCCTCAATGCCGTCGAGCGCTATGCTGCCTTCGCCGCCGCGCCGATCCTGTTCAACCTCTTCGTCGTCGCGGCACTGGCCGTGCCCTTCCTGTTTCCGAGTGCGGCCCATGCCGCCGCCTGGGGCGTATCGATCTCGGGCGTGGCGCAATGGGTCCTGCTCTCTATCGCGGCCAAGCGGGCCGGCGTGTCGAGCCGTCTGGTGCGCCCGCGCGCGGATGCCGGCATCCGACGCTTCCTCAAGATGTTCGGGCCGGCCGTGATCGGCTCGGCCGGGGTCCAGATCGCGATCTTCGCCGATACGATCATCGCCTCCCTCCTGCCCCGCGGCGGCTATGCCGCGCTCTACTATGCCGAGCGGCTCTACCAGCTCCCGCTCGGGCTGATCGCGATCGCGGTCGGCACCGTCGCGCTCTCGGCGATGAGCCGCGCCATCGCGCGGGGCGACGAGGCTGCCGCCAACCGCGCGCAGAATCGCGCCATCGCAATCTCGCTCGTCGCCAGCGCGCCCTTCGTCGCCGCCTTCGTCGCCGTGCCCGAACTGATGGTCGCCGGCCTGTTCCAGCGCGGCGCCTTCGATGCGCAGGCGAGCGCGGCGGCGGGCGCCGTGCTCTTCGCCTATGCGCTCGGCCTGCCCGCGATCGTGATGATCCGCGCGCAGGTCTCGGCCTTCCAGGCGCGTGGCGACACCACGACGCCGATGCTGGTCGCGCTCGCGGCCATCGCCTGCAATCTGCTGCTGAAGCTCCTGCTCTGGCGCGACTGGGGGGCGCCGGGCCTGGCGCTGGCGACCGCCGCAGGGGCCTGGGTCAACCTCACGACGCTGTTCGTGCTGGCAAGACGGCGCGGCTGGACCGCGCCGGACCCGCGCCTGCCGGGCTTCGCGGGGATCGTCTGCGGTGCTGCGGCGATCTGCGGCCTGCTTGCCTGGTGGGGCAAGCCGACGGCGCTCAAGCTCACCGCCGCCCTGCCTTTCGAGCCGCTCTTGATGACGGTGCTGCTGGTGTCCGGCTGTGCGGCGATCGTCTATGCCGTGCTCGCCGGCGGGCTGTTGAAGGCGACGGGGTTGCTCAGGCTGCTGCGATAG
- a CDS encoding nitronate monooxygenase, whose translation MARLATRLTERLGIAHPILSAPMALAGGGALAAAVTRAGGLGLIGGGYGDAAWIEQQFAAAGNTQVGCGFITWSMAKKPELLTQALAHKPAALMLSFGDPRPFAGEIAAAGVPLICQCQTLAHVRQALDANAAIIVAQGSEAGGHGASRATLPFVPEAADLIARESPDTLLVAAGGIADGRGLAAMLMLGADGVLAGTRFWASREAMVHERHHAAAVAATGDQTVRSSLPDIARQLDWPKPFDIRVADNAFIAAWAGRDAALKGAIAVEGPAYREAFMAGDPDRAAVIFGEAAGLVSDIPSAGEIVERMVAEAVALLGGAKRFLA comes from the coding sequence ATGGCACGCCTCGCCACGCGACTGACCGAACGCCTCGGCATCGCCCATCCCATCCTGTCGGCACCGATGGCGCTGGCAGGCGGTGGGGCGCTCGCCGCGGCGGTCACGCGCGCCGGCGGCCTCGGCCTGATCGGTGGCGGCTATGGCGATGCGGCCTGGATCGAGCAGCAATTCGCGGCTGCCGGCAACACACAGGTCGGCTGCGGCTTCATCACCTGGTCGATGGCGAAAAAGCCCGAGCTTCTGACGCAGGCGCTGGCCCATAAGCCCGCCGCACTGATGCTCTCCTTCGGCGATCCGCGCCCCTTCGCGGGCGAGATCGCGGCGGCGGGCGTACCGCTGATCTGCCAGTGCCAGACGCTCGCCCATGTCCGGCAGGCGCTGGATGCCAATGCAGCCATTATCGTGGCCCAGGGCTCCGAGGCCGGCGGACATGGCGCCAGCCGTGCGACGCTGCCCTTCGTGCCCGAGGCGGCGGACCTGATCGCCCGCGAAAGCCCCGATACGCTGCTCGTCGCCGCCGGCGGCATCGCCGATGGCCGGGGACTGGCGGCGATGCTGATGCTGGGCGCCGACGGCGTCCTCGCCGGGACGCGCTTCTGGGCGAGCCGCGAGGCGATGGTGCATGAGCGCCACCATGCCGCGGCCGTCGCCGCGACCGGCGACCAGACCGTGCGCTCGTCACTGCCCGATATCGCCCGCCAGCTCGACTGGCCGAAGCCCTTCGATATCCGCGTTGCGGACAATGCCTTCATCGCGGCATGGGCGGGCCGCGATGCCGCGCTCAAGGGTGCCATCGCTGTCGAGGGACCGGCCTATCGCGAGGCCTTCATGGCCGGCGATCCCGACAGGGCCGCCGTCATCTTCGGCGAGGCCGCCGGGCTTGTCTCCGATATCCCGAGCGCCGGCGAGATCGTCGAGCGCATGGTGGCGGAGGCGGTGGCGCTGCTCGGTGGCGCGAAGCGTTTCCTGGCTTGA
- a CDS encoding branched-chain amino acid aminotransferase — protein sequence MAWYSQTWTWFDGAWHEGNPGIVGPRSHVLWQASSVFDGGRYFDGVAPDIDLHAARVNRSATALGLNPTVEPGFIVEKMFEGAKKFAPGTALYVKPMYWGEADGPSTIMPDPESTQFALCLFEAAMPQPTNGFSVTKGAFRRPSYETAPTDAKAGCLYPNNARVLKLAKAAGFDNALVLDMQGNVAETATSNIFLAKDGVVKTPVPNGTFLNGITRQRVIRLLRENGVPVEECSLRYEDFEQADEIFMSGNYSKCMPVTRIDNRTLQPGPLFRRARELYMDYAHSKPKAA from the coding sequence ATGGCATGGTATTCTCAGACGTGGACCTGGTTCGATGGCGCCTGGCATGAGGGCAATCCCGGCATCGTCGGTCCGCGCAGCCATGTGCTCTGGCAGGCCTCGTCGGTCTTCGACGGCGGTCGCTATTTCGATGGCGTCGCGCCGGACATCGACTTGCATGCCGCCCGCGTCAACCGCTCGGCCACCGCGCTCGGCCTGAACCCGACCGTGGAGCCCGGCTTCATCGTCGAGAAGATGTTCGAGGGTGCCAAGAAATTCGCGCCCGGCACGGCGCTTTACGTCAAGCCGATGTATTGGGGCGAGGCGGACGGCCCCTCCACCATCATGCCCGACCCGGAATCGACCCAGTTCGCGCTCTGCCTGTTCGAAGCGGCGATGCCGCAGCCGACCAACGGCTTCTCGGTGACCAAGGGCGCCTTCCGCCGCCCGAGCTACGAGACCGCTCCGACCGACGCCAAGGCGGGCTGCCTCTATCCGAACAATGCCCGCGTCCTGAAGCTCGCGAAGGCCGCCGGCTTCGACAACGCGCTGGTGCTCGACATGCAGGGCAATGTCGCTGAGACCGCGACCTCGAACATCTTCCTCGCCAAGGACGGCGTCGTGAAGACCCCGGTTCCGAACGGCACCTTCCTGAACGGCATCACCCGCCAGCGCGTCATCAGGCTGCTGCGCGAGAACGGCGTGCCGGTCGAGGAATGCAGCCTGCGCTACGAGGATTTCGAGCAGGCCGACGAGATCTTCATGTCCGGCAACTATTCGAAGTGCATGCCGGTGACCCGCATCGACAACCGCACGCTCCAGCCCGGCCCGCTCTTCCGCCGCGCCCGCGAGCTCTACATGGACTACGCCCACAGCAAGCCGAAGGCTGCCTGA
- a CDS encoding AzlD domain-containing protein yields MTLPDLGTWGALAAITAMAVATYLCRISGVALMSIIPLTPHVRRGLAALPGSIVVATVLPLVERLGWAAAVALLAAVGTMILRRSELLALLVGMAAISGLRALGF; encoded by the coding sequence ATGACGCTGCCTGATCTCGGCACCTGGGGGGCGCTGGCTGCGATCACCGCCATGGCCGTCGCGACCTATCTCTGCCGCATCTCCGGCGTGGCGCTGATGAGCATCATCCCGCTGACGCCGCATGTCCGGCGCGGACTCGCGGCCCTGCCGGGCTCGATCGTGGTGGCGACAGTGCTGCCGCTGGTCGAGCGGCTCGGCTGGGCCGCGGCGGTCGCGCTGCTGGCGGCGGTCGGCACGATGATCCTGCGGCGCAGCGAGTTGCTGGCGCTGCTCGTCGGCATGGCCGCGATCTCCGGCCTGCGCGCGCTCGGCTTCTAG
- a CDS encoding AzlC family ABC transporter permease yields the protein MSADPNLPPVVPDAPITAAGMMLGLRKVSVLMPGIVVFAVAFGAAAAAKGLSLFETLLMSGFVYAGVAQLVSLELWRPEWSWGAIAGIAVVTATVNARMVLQGASLQPWFAKYPKALNAFHLFFFTDANWLIGTRYRAEGGRDLGVLVGAGLALWLVWVVATGGGYMLGALVSDPRRYGIDLVMPIFFAAMIVPLWRGKRGMVPWVVAGVVALVTARLIDGYAFIIVGSLAGAVTGAFSDDAA from the coding sequence ATGTCAGCCGATCCGAACCTGCCGCCGGTCGTCCCGGACGCACCGATCACCGCCGCCGGGATGATGCTCGGCCTGCGCAAGGTTTCCGTGCTGATGCCGGGTATCGTCGTCTTCGCCGTCGCCTTCGGGGCGGCCGCAGCAGCGAAGGGGCTCTCCCTGTTTGAGACCTTGCTGATGAGCGGCTTCGTCTATGCCGGCGTCGCGCAGCTCGTCTCGCTGGAGCTCTGGCGTCCCGAATGGAGCTGGGGCGCCATCGCCGGCATCGCCGTGGTCACCGCGACGGTGAACGCCCGCATGGTGCTGCAGGGCGCCTCGCTGCAGCCCTGGTTCGCGAAATATCCGAAGGCGCTCAACGCCTTCCATCTCTTCTTCTTCACAGATGCCAACTGGCTGATCGGCACGCGCTACCGGGCAGAGGGCGGCCGCGATCTCGGTGTTCTGGTCGGAGCGGGGCTCGCGCTCTGGCTGGTCTGGGTCGTTGCGACGGGCGGCGGCTACATGCTCGGCGCGCTGGTCAGCGATCCGCGCCGCTACGGCATCGATCTGGTGATGCCGATCTTCTTCGCCGCGATGATCGTGCCCCTCTGGCGCGGGAAGCGGGGCATGGTGCCCTGGGTCGTCGCCGGGGTCGTCGCGCTGGTGACGGCGAGGCTTATCGACGGCTACGCCTTCATCATCGTCGGCTCGCTCGCCGGCGCGGTCACGGGAGCGTTCTCCGATGACGCTGCCTGA